In the genome of Pogona vitticeps strain Pit_001003342236 chromosome 13, PviZW2.1, whole genome shotgun sequence, the window ACTTGGCCAGCTCCTTGGCTCCCTTGCAATTTAATTTGGAAAGGCACTTTGGAATACATAGCGTttcaggcagcagcaaaaaatgTGCGCCTCCCGGCGGCTCTGGCTTTAAGCCGTACTGGACGGGGGACGGGACGTGGGAGGTGTCCAAAAATGCCCGGGGGCTGGCAGGGGCAGGAAGTGGAAAGCTGCCCGGCAGGTTCTTGTGCAAAGGGGTGGCGCGGATGATGGGGGGGGAGCGATGTCAAGGAAACGGGCGCTCGGAGGCTTCTTTCTCTGGGGCGGAGGAGAGGCGGAGCCCACCCGGcgagcccttccttccttccttccttccctcccggcGGCGATGGCGCGCCTGGTGCGGCGCCGGCCCTGGCTGGGCAACGTCTTGCTCTACGGGGGTCTCTTCGCGGCCGGCGACGCGGCCCAGCAGCAGCTCCAGCTCCGCCGGGGGCGGCCGggccgaggcggcggcgggggcgcgaACTGGCGGCAGACGGGGCGGGTGGCGCTGGTGGCGCTGGCCTTCCACGGCCCCTTCAACTACGCGTGGCTGAGGGCGCTGGAGCGGCTGGTGCCGGGCCGGGCGCCGGGCGCCGTGCTGGCCAAGGTGCTGGGCGACCAGCTGCTCGGCGCCCCCGTGGCCGTCTCGGCTTTCTACACCGGTGAGTGGCcgggagaggagaaaggagaggggagccctgagcatgtgcagagcgccAGGACGAGGCCCGAGGGGTCTTGGGGCCGAGGGTGAGGTGTGTAGG includes:
- the MPV17L gene encoding mpv17-like protein; amino-acid sequence: MSRKRALGGFFLWGGGEAEPTRRALPSFLPSLPAAMARLVRRRPWLGNVLLYGGLFAAGDAAQQQLQLRRGRPGRGGGGGANWRQTGRVALVALAFHGPFNYAWLRALERLVPGRAPGAVLAKVLGDQLLGAPVAVSAFYTGMSILQGKEDIFADCRKKFWNTYKTGLMYWPFVQLSNFSLVPVYLRTAYTGLCGFIWAVFLCFSQQSGDGTASSAFKIFQEEETEPDKTASPGK